ATATACGCTTTAGCGCTAATCAAAATGATGCTTTATATAACACAAAATATTTGCAGCTAAAAAAAGCCAAATCCCCTAACGGAAAATCTGATTGGGTATATGCGCACAGACCGAATGCAAAAGACGTAGTAGTAATTGCACCTGTTATTCACAGCAAAGATGGCGACAGTGTGGTATTCATAGAGACAGAAAGACCGCCAATTAAAGCTGAAGGAAAAGCAGACAGATGCATAGAATTACCTGCCGGTCTGGTAGGTGATGAAAATTCTGCAGAAGAAACAGAACAGGCATTAGTTAAAGAATTATTGGAAGAAACAGGCTATAAACCTGATAAAATAACAATTCAAGGCAAAAATATCGCCAGTTCTCCCGGTTGTACTTCTGAAACCTCAACTATTGCAATAGCTGATATTAATCAGGATACACTTTCACAAAGGCCTATAACTGATGGAGGTGTAATCAAAGCCATTCATAAAGTTCCGCTAAAAGAACTTTCAAAATGGTTAGGAGAACAACAGGCAAAGGGAAAAGCTGTCAGTGCGCAAGCATTATCGGGATTATACTTTGTTTTATCGAGATTACACGCAGATTCAAACTGAGCGAACTTCGTAAATTTTAATCGGTTCTGAATTTTGTGCAATGCAGACAGAATCAACCTCTTGTGCTTCTACTGTGGATTTGACTCTTTGATAAGTAGCATCGCTAATTAAAATATTTGTTTTATAAAGTTTATTGAACGATTCAAGCCTGTTTGCCGTATTTACTGTATTTCCAATTGCGCTGTATTCATGTCTTTCGTCAGAGCCTATATTTCCAACAAAAGCAATCCCTGAACTTATACCTATTCCTATGTCAATAAGCGGTTTATTTTCTTTTTGCCACTTTTCCTGAAGTTTTTTAACTTTTTCAAACATCTCAACAGCGCATTTTACAGCCATTTGAGGGTGTTCCGAATTATCTACGGGTGCACCAAAAATAACCAGAAGCGCATCACCGATAAATTTATTTACAGTGCCTCTATATTTGAAAACTATAGGAATCATTTCACTAAAATACTCGTTGAGTATGGAACTTACTTCTTCTGGCTCAAGATTATCAGAAATAGAAGTGAAATTTCTTATATCAGCAAACAAAACACTTATATCTGCTCGTTTTCCGCCGAGTTTTGAACTTTCTTCATCAGAAAGTATTTCATCAAGTACATCTTTTGAAACATATTTTGCGATTAAATTTTTAATGTCGTGTTTTCTTTGATTTTCAATAAAATAATTATAGCCATAGCCTATTAACATACTGCAAAACATTAATATTATTGGAGCTATGGGATCCAAAACATAATTTTTTGACGAAGCCATATAAAGACAAAATGAAAAATATGATAATGCAAGAATTGTCGATGATATAGCACTGTATAAAACAGGTAAAGTCAACACTATAAAGAAAGTCAGCAAGGATATTATTAAAATAACAAGCAATTTTTCAAATTTGGTTGGTGTTTTGATAAAATCATTATTTAAAAAATTATTAATTATTGTTGCCTGAATATAAACCCCCGGATAATCTGCCGCCATAGGAGTTGTTTTCACATCTTTCAGAGCTGTTGCCGTAACTCCAACAACTATAATTTTATTTTTCAAATCTTCTTTTGAAATTATTGGCGGCTTTCCGCTCTTCAAATTGTTGTAAGAATTAATAATTTCAGATGCGCTAATAGTTTTATAAGGGTAGATATAAGAATTTTGCTGTGTTTTATACCATTTAATATAACCAAAACTCCCGTTTCTGTTTGAAGACAAAGGAATATTAAAAGTATTACGGCTATAGCCTGTTGAAGAAAAATTATTTTCGGAAAGGTCATATTGCGAATGAAAATTTAATTTGTTCAAAACAGCCAGCGCTAAAGAAGGATAATACGCGCTTTTGTAATAAAAAACAGGTTCATATTTTCTTATAATACCGTCAGCATCCTGCCTTGATGACACAGAACCAAGTCCCAGTGCGGAATTAGCTATTTCTTTAAGAGTATAGCTGCTGTTGTAATAC
The genomic region above belongs to bacterium and contains:
- a CDS encoding NUDIX hydrolase; the encoded protein is MNIRFSANQNDALYNTKYLQLKKAKSPNGKSDWVYAHRPNAKDVVVIAPVIHSKDGDSVVFIETERPPIKAEGKADRCIELPAGLVGDENSAEETEQALVKELLEETGYKPDKITIQGKNIASSPGCTSETSTIAIADINQDTLSQRPITDGGVIKAIHKVPLKELSKWLGEQQAKGKAVSAQALSGLYFVLSRLHADSN
- a CDS encoding adenylate/guanylate cyclase domain-containing protein → MKLNPRYKFGNFYNIFVLIIFSFILFWSAYSLSKNFLEDKAYDFLVRITAKTNPSKDIIVVAIDDQSINKIGRWPWQRTKYTDMFEYLENYGQAKIIAFDSIISSYGDKNDDTKFFERLSKLNNVVAGVFFSKQKSFISTDNINFEKEKKYFKEKFSIKVADKRKTELIKVSEYYNSSYTLKEIANSALGLGSVSSRQDADGIIRKYEPVFYYKSAYYPSLALAVLNKLNFHSQYDLSENNFSSTGYSRNTFNIPLSSNRNGSFGYIKWYKTQQNSYIYPYKTISASEIINSYNNLKSGKPPIISKEDLKNKIIVVGVTATALKDVKTTPMAADYPGVYIQATIINNFLNNDFIKTPTKFEKLLVILIISLLTFFIVLTLPVLYSAISSTILALSYFSFCLYMASSKNYVLDPIAPIILMFCSMLIGYGYNYFIENQRKHDIKNLIAKYVSKDVLDEILSDEESSKLGGKRADISVLFADIRNFTSISDNLEPEEVSSILNEYFSEMIPIVFKYRGTVNKFIGDALLVIFGAPVDNSEHPQMAVKCAVEMFEKVKKLQEKWQKENKPLIDIGIGISSGIAFVGNIGSDERHEYSAIGNTVNTANRLESFNKLYKTNILISDATYQRVKSTVEAQEVDSVCIAQNSEPIKIYEVRSV